The DNA region ACAATTGAATGGTAGTTAGTTTGGACACAATGATAAGCCATAGTACTattaataaagtaattaaatttactaataTTTGTAGATTATTTGATCTTGAGACAAACCAATTTATCATCAGGATTTCTTTGTAGGTGAGTTTTCAGATCAAATATCAGTTCTATTTATCATTTAGCTGAGTCACTCTAAAAATCACAACTCTCGATGATTCTATGAAATTATTGAGAGGTATAAAGGAACCAAAACCTCCAATCAAATCATACATAACTTCACATGATCATGACAAGGAAAATTTGTGAACCACACAGCTTCAGTTTGACTTATCCTATTGTTGAAAGATATGTCCGAGTAAAGGACTTTATCACGTGGACTTGAGCAGTACAACCGCACGAGTCCATTTTCGGCCACCATAACAAAGTTCTGCACTACATTTAGAAGGACAAAGCTAGCTTGCTATTTTTGATTAGTTGATATAACAAAGGAAATTGACACTTCTCAtcaaatatatctatatatagtGTACCAACtatatggaattggaaatgttTGCGAAGAGTTTGAATTCCTTGTAGTGTTAATAATATGACTTTTGCGTATGTGGATTCAttagaagaaaattaaagaggcttgAATTTTATGCAACAGAAATTTCAAAAAGTATTTCTGTCACTTGTGATCTCTTCTTTTTCATGATCAACGACCATGGCAATCGCTGTTTGCTgtcctattaattaattaatggttttTGTAAGTTTTCGTTGTTGCTAAAATCTTTTCGGATTCAATTCTTgctattgaaaagaaaaaagatcatcTGGCTCATCCCATTGAAGTTTCTAGCAATATTCCTTGTTCTTATTTATCCTAATTTGCCATATGATCATCTACCTTCTTGAAATACACATTTCAACTTCAAATGGAAATGCTATAGGGAACTCCCTTTCCTGTCACTCCAGGCTTCGAAAATGGCTTCAAAAGCTCATACGGCAAAACCCCAGCTCCGGTTCTGTTCTTCAAATTCTTGTTTGCATTCCTCTCATCAATAGTTCCTTCAAGCTCAAGTAACCTCCCGTTAAACCGTTCAAAGGACCCCTTAATGATCGGATTTTCAGCCCATGCAGGCTCTATTACATCCCCCAGATACTCCTCGTCCGGAGAATGATTTGATAGGATGTCCAAAACAGCCATCACTCTTGTCGCTTGAATTTGTGAAGGGAAGCATTGTAAGAGTGCACCTTCGGGCTTTATCAagaagtttttccaaaattcttcaGAAGGATCTTCAGTGGGCATGTTGGTTCTAGCAATGGTAGGCCGGTTAGGGAAATAACCAGCATAAGTGTATTGTCCAAAGTTTACGGCTGCATGGTGTCCAGATGTCACCCATACAATCGTTGTGATGATTTCGATAAGGTCTTTTGGGGTCTTGAGAACCGGCCACCAAGGTTCGTCTTTTTTGTCGGCGTGGCCTACTGTTCGGATTTCTGTCCACCATTGTTGTAGCTCTTGATCAGACTCTATGAGGCTTGGGTTGGGGTAATAGTGGTTGACATAGTCACTCACCCACTCTTTGATATTGTCCCAAAGGAGGAGGCCATCATTGGCAAATGGGTAATCCTCAATTGTGAGCTTTAGGCCATGTGGAGCAGTTGGATCTTCAACTGCCATTCCCCTGGCAAGTAGCAAAATCAACAAGTTAATGAACATATATGTGTGTTAATTTCGAGACAATATCTTTAGTTCAAAGGTTGTCTTTGTCAATTCACtcaatttcagttaaatattcaaaatgttaaaagccaaaaaaattcataaagctgtggaaatatatataaggagaatagcagaataaaagaaaacagagacaAATAATTTTCGAATCCATTAGGATAGATACCTACATACAGGGCTATATTGTGGTCTTATTACTTAATATGATTGTGTACAAGAGACAATGTTCGAATCCAATCTAATTCTAATCAAATCCCTCATTTAGGGTAATtcaatcatcattatttctcatatattctaacatgtaCCACTTATTAAAGAGAAGTTTAAACCCATAAGTGAAGTAAAATgctaaagtattaattaaatgattaaatttaatcaatttttaggATAAACGTTGATTTAACAACTTGCTCAAACAAAATTTAGTTACGAAATCACCTGTTAATTAAGTCAGCTGGTAATGCCTGCAGGTTGAATTGCCACTGCTGGTCATAAGCAGCGGAGCTTAACTCAATGGAGTACTTGCTAGGTGCAAATGAGGTCTCAATGATCCCTCCTGCATTAATAAGTGCTTCTCGAGCAAGAGCATTAATCTCCATAGTGTACCGAAAATGAGGGCACAATAGTCTATAGATAGGGTGCACCGCACTGAGTTGCCTATTTGTCGCAATTATATAAGGTTCTGTAGCACAATGAGTTCTGAGCCTACAAAACAGATGGAAATTAAACTTCCATGTTAATAGCAATGTATATATGGATTAATGCTAGTAGGAGTGAATTGGAGCATGTGTAAGTACCAATGGCTAACAAGTTGGTGATAACCAGACTCATGGGCAAGAACATGAGCTTTTGCAATCCTCCATAGCCAGATACCTGTAGCATCCCAACAAGGCATGTGAACCTCTTTCCACTGAGGCTTCCCATCTATTGGTGGCCGAGTCAACTCAATGGCTAGTGGCCTTAAGGTGCCCCCTGGGGTTAGGAAGAACACCGTCCTTGATCCGTACAAAGTTGTCCCTTTAATCTCTCTTACTTTTCTCACATATGGTAACAATAGGTCATGGTAATCTAGAATGAATAGCTTCTTCTGATGTATGGCCTACAAATTAATGACGCAAAATTTATGTGTGAAAGAGAAAGGACCATTTATATGTAAGTTGTATGATATTGTGTTACATACCTCCTTGACCGTCATTAAACCTCCGATTTCCTTTTGAATCATTTCTGTAGTGATTGCTGATTCTGGCGAACCATAAATCTTTGGGTCGAGCTTACTCTTCAATGGCCATTCCTAGAGAATTTTCATGCAGATTTTTGGCATTTTATGTAAAAAGTTAATCCTAGTTAATCCCGccccacacacacatatatataatttgatggGTTTACACATATATATACGCTTTGATGGGTTACTTATTTTGGTCATATtgctagaaagaaaaaaaatatcttaatgATTTAATCCATGAGATAAGCATTCGCTATAGTTTAATGTTATTTATCACACATTTCacacacttttttcttttaattactgTCTAACATAAAAATTCACATAAAACACGTCATGTTAACCGATACGAAATGAGTGTGAAGGGTGATGGCCGCTCCTTCTCCTCTACATTtgaacattatatatatatatatatatgcttgaaaaTTAGATTTTATCCTTTTTAAAGTTAGATTGGGCTTTCATTTGTGCCGTGACTTGTTTCAAGAAGAAATTTTGGTTCGTCTCTTGTGCTCATTGCTTTCATAATTATTGTCCAAAAATCATACCGTGATTAACTGTATGCTGTAGGGGTTGAGGCCAGCAAGAGTCTGCCTACCAAATTCAGCATCCCTAAACCAAAAGAATTTGTCTCCTGCATAAATGTGTGCCAAAAAACTACCGTTTAGAGAGAAGATGGATGAAGGCATAAAGAGATGATATATTTAAGGGTAAAGTTATCTCACTATCCATTGTTTCTGGTGTCTCAAACCGCAACACATTTTCTTGTGTATCATTGATAGCCTTGAGCAGCCTGGGCAGCACGTTGCGGAGGGACTGCGTGTTTTGGTTTTTAAGGGGAGGCAAGTTAACCCCCTCGTTGAAAAGCGAATCTATCGCCGTGAAGTATGGAAATCCGAGGTCTGTGTCGATGATCGCCGCCTCTAACGACGGTACCACTGCATGCAGCACCGAGGATACTGCCTTGACTGAGAACGTTAGCTGTTTTACTTCCGAGAAGCTCTCATCCCGAGGAACATACACGCTACTGCTTCTTTTCTCCGACAATGGATCTGCGTGCAAATCAATTGTTTATACTAACTTTCtcattcattttcttcaaaatgcatcaacacctaaaattacaaattaacaCAGttgttcattattttatttgttttatgttattttatatgtttttatttgttcCTGAACCCTAGGATATTGAAAAGCCATGCAAAACTGttgaagtattgattaaataattaaatttaacttttttttttatttgtttaaacttcttgaataaatggtaatttagcATGGTATCGGAATTAAAGGTCCTGAGATTAAactttgactccgtcaattcaccttatttaaattaaatattctacacaCGTTTGAGTTCACATGTACaaaaagtgttaaagtattgattaaattattaaattcatctctttttattaacttaaatttttaaaacaactgataatttaacaaaaacataaaccTATGGCACAATACAACCCTATCATGtcagacctttttttttttttttttaattaatattttatgagTATGGAAAGTTTTCTCCCTttattctttcattttaaaagtaaaaaaaaaaaaattaaaaaaaaaagaactttacGTTGATGTGAgagtttataattaaaaaaaaaagaaaaagaaaaaaaaaaagaacgacaATGTGACAAAAAGCACAAAACAAATTTCCACATTGCGCGTCCATAAATTGGTAAGTTGTGAAAGTTGTGATATACGAGGAGAAGTCCTGCTATATGGCTGTCAAAAGTCAGATAAGTATTTGTTAAAGTTTAAtgtgactttattttttttaaaaaaaaatttgtagaaaTCTCTCTATTcccccattttgtttttttttgtttttattagttaaatttttataagttaatatttagtttttaatgcctcaaaatttgtttttgaattcaaaactaaaatttagcgATGAAAAGTTAACCATTTAAGGATGGTATTACTCAAAAAGAATtcaatcatcctaaatttggtgttaatgtttcaaatttagtgctaatatttcaaatttagattctcctttaattttaaaaaaaaatttgtaaatgtCTGACGCTAGGCAGTCGTAAATCTCTACTCTACGAGGAGATAAAAGTAGAGGTTATGTTTGGCAAATGAGTGGACTTAGGAAATTGGCTGAatctgtagcagatttgattaacgtgaaagaaaaaagtaagaatgttttgtataaaaaagtaaaaaattttgttttgtaataatttttttatttgaatagtaataaaaaattattaatattatgtaaaaaataaaaatattgaagttgattttaaaattttgggtctGGTCAAGCTAGTACGGCTTCGTTGTCAGACGTCACCATCAGATCAGACAACGCATATAATGCTTTATCTTAGAACCACACAATTGCTTATCACGGATCAATAAATATCACAGAgactatataaaattaattactatCTTATCccataattaatgaaataacaATCAATTATGTATTCTCTACTCAATacaataagatttttttttttttttttttaatttaatttaattgacaATAGATTGAGCATATCAATTAAACGAAGATATAACTATAACCTCGGCctgaaatttgtttttaaagacatatagttaattaaatgttttaataaaatagtAGTTTGGTATTAAAAATCATACCTGTTTCGGTTCGCGGGCGTCCTGTTCGGCAACGTCTGGGATAGGGGTGTTGTTTGCCGCCGAGTACCGGTCTCTTAAGATCTGCACTACTATCAGGATTTCCTAGATCGTTATACACATCATAATCATAAACCCTCTCGAAAGTCTTGCGTTCTCCTTGTCCATTGCCTCTCAAAATCTTGAGCTCTTCTTTTCTTAGCCTCCTCAGCCCGTTTGGTGTCTGGGATGGCAAGTATGACTGCTCCACAACACATAACAAACAGAGACAACAACATATATTAAACTTCCATTGttgttaaaatttatataaaaggcttaaaataaaataaaattatggtttGGATTATTCTGCAAGTTGGTT from Corylus avellana chromosome ca10, CavTom2PMs-1.0 includes:
- the LOC132163731 gene encoding linoleate 13S-lipoxygenase 2-1, chloroplastic-like — translated: MEFNICCCLCLLCVVEQSYLPSQTPNGLRRLRKEELKILRGNGQGERKTFERVYDYDVYNDLGNPDSSADLKRPVLGGKQHPYPRRCRTGRPRTETDPLSEKRSSSVYVPRDESFSEVKQLTFSVKAVSSVLHAVVPSLEAAIIDTDLGFPYFTAIDSLFNEGVNLPPLKNQNTQSLRNVLPRLLKAINDTQENVLRFETPETMDRDKFFWFRDAEFGRQTLAGLNPYSIQLITEWPLKSKLDPKIYGSPESAITTEMIQKEIGGLMTVKEAIHQKKLFILDYHDLLLPYVRKVREIKGTTLYGSRTVFFLTPGGTLRPLAIELTRPPIDGKPQWKEVHMPCWDATGIWLWRIAKAHVLAHESGYHQLVSHWLRTHCATEPYIIATNRQLSAVHPIYRLLCPHFRYTMEINALAREALINAGGIIETSFAPSKYSIELSSAAYDQQWQFNLQALPADLINRGMAVEDPTAPHGLKLTIEDYPFANDGLLLWDNIKEWVSDYVNHYYPNPSLIESDQELQQWWTEIRTVGHADKKDEPWWPVLKTPKDLIEIITTIVWVTSGHHAAVNFGQYTYAGYFPNRPTIARTNMPTEDPSEEFWKNFLIKPEGALLQCFPSQIQATRVMAVLDILSNHSPDEEYLGDVIEPAWAENPIIKGSFERFNGRLLELEGTIDERNANKNLKNRTGAGVLPYELLKPFSKPGVTGKGVPYSISI